The Parambassis ranga chromosome 1, fParRan2.1, whole genome shotgun sequence genome includes a region encoding these proteins:
- the LOC114442704 gene encoding intelectin-like — translation MLLFLEILVFVGCSTAVDLQTELTNKARENDVKTQNLTRTKFARLAKLRNRSTYVARSCKEIMDRYGEQEDGIYFLTTANGMVYQTFCDMTTAGGGWTLVASVHENSMIGKCTVGDRWSSQQGNNAAQPDGDGNWSNRNTFGTAEGATSDDFKNPGYYDIVAEDMSVWHVPNNLPMELWNVEAILRYHTDNRFLGLYGGNLFQLFQQFPVRYNVGSCSNRGPAIPIVYDRGDKQSTSNLYGANSRGEFEPGFISFRAINNERAAMAICSGVKPIVGCNTEHYCIGGGGHFPEHQRQCGDFASFDWGDAWSASKEIIESAVLLFYR, via the exons atgcttttgtttttggagATTTTGGTGTTTGTGGGGTGCAGTACAGCTGTGGATTTACAAACAG AGCTGACCAACAAAGCAAGAGAAAATGATGTGAAGACACAGAACCTGACCAGGACAAAGTTTGCACGTCTGGCAAAACTGAGGAACAGATCCACATATGTTGCCAGGAGCTGTAAGGAGATCATGGACAGATATGGTGAACAAGAAG ATGGGATATACTTCCTGACCACAGCTAATGGCATGGTCTATCAGACTTTCTGTGACATGACCACTGCTGGAGGGGGCTGGACGCTGGTGGCGAGCGTCCATGAGAACAGCATGATTGGAAAGTGCACTGTGGGCGATCGCTGGTCCAGCCAACAGGGAAACAATGCTGCACAGCCTGATGGGGATGGAAACTGGTCCAACAGAAACACCTTCGGAACAGCAGAGGGCGCCACTTCTGATGACTTTAAG AATCCAGGTTACTATGATATAGTAGCTGAAGACATGTCTGTGTGGCACGTTCCCAACAACTTACCAATGGAACTCTGGAACGTGGAAGCCATCCTCAGATACCACACTGACAACCGCTTTCTTGGTCTGTATGGGGGGAACCTCTTTCAGCTCTTCCAG CAATTCCCAGTGAGATACAACGTTGGCTCGTGCAGCAACAGAGGCCCAGCAATCCCCATTGTATATGACCGTGGAGACAAACAGTCCACCTCAAACTTGTATGGCGCTAATTCAAGAG GGGAATTTGAACCAGGCTTCATCTCATTCAGAGCCATAAACAATGAACGTGCAGCCATGGCTATCTGCTCTGGAGTCAAACCGATTGTTGGATGCAACACTGAACAT tattgtattggaggaggaggacacttcCCAGAGCACCAACGTCAGTGTGGGGACTTTGCATCCTTCGACTGGGGTGATGCGTGGAGTGCTTCCAAAGAGATTATCGAGTCTGCTGTCTTGCTGTTCTACCGCTGA